In the Ilumatobacteraceae bacterium genome, one interval contains:
- a CDS encoding MOSC N-terminal beta barrel domain-containing protein, translating to MHVREIWRYPVKSMGGESLTGCDVDERGLEFDRAWGVYDPATGMVLTARREPSLLFLSAKVVGGRPDIRTETDDDVSSDDDLSAWLGRPVEIRSAADGPATFENPVDVDTETDWMSWQSAGTTFHDGRSTISFVTRATLRDWDGRRFRMNLTLDGDGEDQLDGLITVGTSTLSIRKPIERCVMVSRPQPGIERDLGVLKTIIRERNNQLGVGATVASSGHIDVGDVVLPG from the coding sequence ATGCACGTGCGGGAGATCTGGCGCTATCCGGTCAAATCGATGGGTGGGGAATCGCTGACCGGCTGCGACGTCGACGAGCGAGGGCTCGAGTTCGACCGGGCGTGGGGCGTGTACGACCCGGCGACCGGCATGGTGCTCACGGCCCGACGCGAACCGTCGCTGCTGTTCCTGTCGGCGAAGGTCGTCGGCGGCCGTCCCGACATCCGGACCGAGACCGACGACGACGTGTCGAGCGACGACGATCTGTCCGCGTGGCTGGGACGACCGGTCGAGATCCGTTCGGCCGCCGACGGACCGGCCACGTTCGAGAACCCCGTCGACGTCGACACCGAGACCGACTGGATGAGTTGGCAGAGCGCCGGGACCACGTTCCACGACGGCCGCTCGACGATCTCGTTCGTGACGCGGGCGACCCTGCGCGACTGGGACGGGCGCCGCTTCCGCATGAACCTGACGCTCGACGGCGACGGCGAGGACCAACTCGACGGGTTGATCACGGTCGGCACGAGCACGCTGTCGATCCGCAAACCGATCGAACGGTGCGTGATGGTGTCCCGACCGCAGCCGGGCATCGAACGTGATCTCGGTGTGCTGAAGACGATCATCCGCGAGCGGAACAACCAGCTCGGCGTCGGCGCGACCGTGGCGTCGTCGGGCCACATCGACGTCGGCGACGTCGTGCTCCCCGGCTGA